The Streptomyces noursei ATCC 11455 sequence GATGCCGCCGGCCAGGTGCATGTGCTCGATGGCGAACGCCTTGGCCCCGTCCTTCAGGCCCGCGCTCGCCAGGTCGGTGAACTGCGGCTTGTCGGGGGCGTGCGCCAGGGCGCTCCGGATGGCGCTGCGGGCCCGCTCGGCGGCCTCGTCGCGCTGGCTGCGGGCGTTCTTGACCATGTCCTGCGCGGCATCCCGGCCCTCGGTGCCCGGGTCCACGAAGTCGCCGGGCGGGGTCGGCTGCGGGCCGGGGTCCTCGCCGCGCTGGACGGCGGCGTTGTAGCTGTTTCCCTGCGCCACATACGTGTCGACCTTCGACTTCCAGGCGTGCAGGGCGTTTTCGCGGTCCTGCTGTGCCCGGCGGTACTTCTCGATCGCCTCGGACGCCTTGCCCTGTGCCCAGGAGATCGTCTCCGCGTACGCCTTCAGCGCCTGGTATGCGTCCTCGCAGGCGTCGGCGGCGTGCATCCACTGCTTGGGGTGCATCTCGAACGCCTCGCGGAAGGCGTCCGCGGCCTGCCCGCTCCAGCCTCGGCCGGACCCCAGCTTGCGCATGCCGTCGGCGACGCGGTTGAACGCCGCCGCGAAGTCCTTCAGATGGGAGACGGTCTCGTTGAGCTTCTCGACGTCCCCGTGGACGAGTTGCTTGGGGTCCTCGGTCTCGCCCAGCTGTCGCTCGTCGACGTGGGCGCCCAGCGCGCCGGCGAGCTCGTCCCCGCCCGAGCGGACCTTCGCCGCGGCCCCGTCCGCGCCGATCGCCTCCAGGCCGTCGCCCAGCTTGTCGGCACCGAACTCGACGACCTCACCGGCGCCGCGCTCCACGGCGTCCGTGAGCTCGCCCACCCCCTCGGCGACCTTGTTGACGCCGTCCCCCAGCCAGTTCACTTGTCGCTACCCCCGTGGTTCCGCCCCGGTTCCTCCAGCTTTGACGTGGTCTCCGATGGGTCCTTGCCGCCGTTCATCAGGCGGTCGGGAATCGAGGTGACGTCGTGTCCGAACTGCTGCGCGGCGTCGCTCGTCCGCTGGAACGACTTCTGCGAGGCCGCCGAATCCGGGTTCCAGTCGAAGTCCGTGTTCGCGTCGATGGCGTCGTCCTTGAGCTTGCTCCAGGACGTGTGGTGCAGTTGCTCCGCCGTCTTGGTCGGGTCGCCGAACGCGGCGTTCGCGCCCTGCTTGAGGATGTCGGAGGCGTATTGCTCCTGCTCGTAATAGAGACCGGCGGTGATACCCAGTTTCTTGGAGAAGCTGTTGGCGTCCTGCATCAGGTGGTGGACGCCCCAGCCCCAGCGGTCGCAGAACGAGGAGAAGACCGACGCCAGGCCGTCGTCGCCGCACTCCATGGCGTCGAGAGACAACTTGTCGAAACCGCGGCCGAGTTGGGCCTCGATATCGAAACCCAGCTCCTTCAGTTCGCTCGTCGCGGCTTTTATGCCCTTGGTGAGCTGTTCGAAAGCCTCGGGGTCGGCGCTGTAACCGCTTCCTTCGATAAGCCCCATGGACGTTCTCCCCCTAGACGTTCGTGGTGCCCGACGTGCCGGCTGATGAGGCCGTGGATATGTCTTCGCTCGCGTCCACGGCGACGCGATCCGGCACGATTCCGGATACCGGTGGGAAAAGCATGCCCTGCACGCTGCCGGCATCCAGGGCCACACCCACCGGCCCCTCGATGGCGGGAATCACCACGTCGAGGACCCTGGCGCCGACCACGGTGACGTACTGCCGGTCCGCCCCCAGTTCGCTCTCGCGGGTCGCCGCAAAACGGGACAGGGCATCCTCGTCGCTGAATGCGTAGAGCCAGCGGATACCGTCCAACTCGGCGGAGATAAAGCTGTCGTTGACGACCGGAAGCATCACGGCCGCGCGCCGGAATTCACCGATCAGCGCGGCCGGATTCGGCCGCCCTTCATGGAACGCCGCTACCTCTTCCGCCAACGGCATGGCGAGCCCCTCCCCCGTTGCGGTTCAACTCGTCAACTCATCTGCTGGGTCAACTTTGGCATACGGCACTGACAACGCCGCCGAGCGATCTCCGAATAAACCGGCCGGGAGTTCTTTTTATTTTCAAATATTGGGGGTGGTCGTGGTCGCGTCGATGAGCGCCGCCGCCGCCGTGCGGGCGGTGTGGGCGGTGTGGGCTGAGGCCGGTTCGCCGGATATGGCGGCTGCGGTGATCGCGCCGTCGATCAGGAGCGCCAACTGTGCAGCGAGGGTGGCCGGGTCGGGGTGGCCCAAGGGACGGGCGAGGTCCGCGAGGTAGGCGCGCAGGGCCTGTTTGTGGTCGCGGGTGACGCGGGCGACGCCCTCCGAGGTGGCACCGAGCTCGCCGTAGGCGTTGATGAACGCGCAGCCGCGGAAGTCCTGGGCGGCGAACCAGCCGCCGAGCCAGTCGAAGACGGCGAGGAGGCGGTCCGCCGGAGCCACGGCGGCGCCACCCGCCGCCGCGTCCACGTAGGCGGCCAGGTCGGCCCGCCAGCGCGCGTCGCGGCGGCGGAGGTACGCCTCGACGAGGTCGTGCTTGGCGGGAAAGGTGCCGTAGAGGCGCTTGAGGGACACGCCGGCGGCGGTGCGGAGCTCGTCCATGCCGACGGCCTGGATGCCGCGCTCGTAGAAGAGCCTCTCCGCGGCGTCGAGGATCCGCGTCCGTACCTCGTCGTGGACGCCTTCGGGGGCGCTGCCATGGGCCGTCACAGGGGCCGCCTTCCGTGGAGAACGATCGTTCTCTAGACTAGCCGAGCGGGTGGAGAACGAGCGTTCTCCACCTGGTCGCCGCTCGCGCTCACACTCGCGCTCGCACCGCGTTGGCGCCCGCGTTGGCGCCCGCGTTGGCGCCCGCGCTCGTATCCGCACAGACAGGAGTCACGCCATGACCGCACCCCGGCCCCCCTTCCCCCCGTTCGACGAGGAGAGTGCGCGGCAGAAGGTCCAGGCCGCCGAGGACGCCTGGAACACCCGTGATCCCGAGCGGGTGGCCCTCGCGTACACCGAGGACTCGGTGTGGCGGAACCGGGACGCCTTCCTCGCCGGGCGCACCGAGATCGTCGCGTTCCTTCGCCGGAAGTGGGAGCGGGAGCGGGACTACGCGCTCCGCAAGGAGCTCTGGTCGTATGCGGGGAACCGGATCGCGGTGCGGTTCCAGTACGAGAGCCGGGACGCCGGCGGCCAGTGGTGGCGGAGTCACGGCAATGAGCTGTGGGAGTTCGACGCGTCGGGGCTGATGGGGCGGCGGGAGGCCGGGATCCACGACGTCCGGATCGAGAAGGCGGAGCGGCGGATCTTCGGGTCGCGGCCGGAGGCGGAACGCGGGCTGCCGATTCCGTTCCGCTGAGGGCTTCATGGCCCGCCCCGGCCGCCGCTCTCGTCCCGGCCGTCCCGGCCGCTGTTGCCACCCCCTCCGCCCCGGCCGCCGACGGCCCGGGTCACCTCCCCCAGGACGGCGACGCCCTCCGCCAACTCCCCCGGTGTGCGCGCCGCGTAGCCGAGGACCAGGCCCGGCCGGCCGTAGGGGCGCTGGCTGTGCCAGGACAGCGGATGGACCTTGACGCCTCGGGCGAGGGCGGCGGCTGCCAGTTCGGTGTCGGGCGGGGCGTCGGGCGGGAAGGTGATCGTCAGGTGCAGGCCGGCCGCGGCGCCGTGTACGGCCGCGGCCGGGAGGTGGCGGCGGACGGCGGCGATCACGGCGTCCCGACGCGCCCGGTGGCGGCGTCGCAACTGCCGGATCAGACGCTCCAGTTCACCGGACTCCATCAACCGGGCCAGTACCAGCTGCGGCAGCGCGGCGTTGCCGAGGTCGGCGAACCGCTTGGCGTCCACCAGCGCCTCCTGGTAGCGGGGCGGGGCCAGCAGCCAGCCGACCCGCAGGGCGGGAGCCAGCAGTTTGGAGACGCTGCCCGCGTAGCAGACGTGGTCGGCGAGGAGGGAGCGCAGGGCGGGGGCCGGCGGGCGGTCGTAGCGGTGTTCGGCGTCGTAGTCGTCCTCGACGATCAGGCCGCCGGTGTCGCTCGCCCAGCGGAGCAGGTCGCGGCGGCGGGCCCCGCCCAGCACCACGCCGGTCGGGAACTGGTGGGCCGGGGTCAGCAGGGCGGCCCGCGCGCCGGTCGCCCGCAGCGCATCGACCCGGACGCCGTCCTCGTCCACCGGGACCGGCGGGGTCGCCGCGCCCCAGTACTG is a genomic window containing:
- the pdxR gene encoding MocR-like pyridoxine biosynthesis transcription factor PdxR; amino-acid sequence: MEQPSPDNGPVDRSKERLIEGSITSGSATGSDFLQLRIAAAPAGGRADWLAGELRRAIADGRLPVGSRLPATRVLAADLRVSRGLVTEAYQRLREDGQVAGRGRGGTVVVAAPVAAGAGPSSGAGAGAMPDRDAPGPGPAAFDAPPRSDVFDALRAAPARIDLTPGLPDLASFPRAAWLRAERAVLAGLPSAALGYGDPRGTPELRRAVVHWLARNRGIRADPADVLIVSGTAQALGLITQVLLRDGIDAIAVEDPGSLGARQHLQYWGAATPPVPVDEDGVRVDALRATGARAALLTPAHQFPTGVVLGGARRRDLLRWASDTGGLIVEDDYDAEHRYDRPPAPALRSLLADHVCYAGSVSKLLAPALRVGWLLAPPRYQEALVDAKRFADLGNAALPQLVLARLMESGELERLIRQLRRRHRARRDAVIAAVRRHLPAAAVHGAAAGLHLTITFPPDAPPDTELAAAALARGVKVHPLSWHSQRPYGRPGLVLGYAARTPGELAEGVAVLGEVTRAVGGRGGGGGNSGRDGRDESGGRGGP
- a CDS encoding TetR/AcrR family transcriptional regulator yields the protein MTAHGSAPEGVHDEVRTRILDAAERLFYERGIQAVGMDELRTAAGVSLKRLYGTFPAKHDLVEAYLRRRDARWRADLAAYVDAAAGGAAVAPADRLLAVFDWLGGWFAAQDFRGCAFINAYGELGATSEGVARVTRDHKQALRAYLADLARPLGHPDPATLAAQLALLIDGAITAAAISGEPASAHTAHTARTAAAALIDATTTTPNI
- a CDS encoding nuclear transport factor 2 family protein; amino-acid sequence: MTAPRPPFPPFDEESARQKVQAAEDAWNTRDPERVALAYTEDSVWRNRDAFLAGRTEIVAFLRRKWERERDYALRKELWSYAGNRIAVRFQYESRDAGGQWWRSHGNELWEFDASGLMGRREAGIHDVRIEKAERRIFGSRPEAERGLPIPFR
- a CDS encoding SseB family protein; this translates as MPLAEEVAAFHEGRPNPAALIGEFRRAAVMLPVVNDSFISAELDGIRWLYAFSDEDALSRFAATRESELGADRQYVTVVGARVLDVVIPAIEGPVGVALDAGSVQGMLFPPVSGIVPDRVAVDASEDISTASSAGTSGTTNV